Within Haloterrigena salifodinae, the genomic segment GTCGCCCAACTGTGGGAACTGATCGAGTCGACCGACGTCGTGATCGATCTGCACACCGGGACCCCGGACATGCTCGAGCACGTCAGATTCCAGCCCGGAAACCGGAAGTCACGGACCCTCGCGGCGACGTTCGGGGCCGACTATCTCCTGACCGACGTGCCGTCCGACAGTGAAACGGACGACAGCACGGGGGACGGCGACGACGCGGACGACGACGAGCCGTATCAGGGCAAACTTCGAACGGCCGCCGCGCGGGCCGGAATTCCGGCGATCGTCCCGGAACTCTCGAACAGCCGTCAGATCGATCACGACGCGGCACATCGCGGGGTCCGCGGGCTCCGAAATGTCCTCGGGGAACTGGGGATGCTCCGCGAGGAACCGGCGCCGACGCCGTCGCAGACGATCCTCCGAAACAACGGGGGACGGATCGGTACCGACGCTTCGGGGCTCTTCGAACCGAATCCGGAGGTCACCGTCGGTGATCGCGTGTCCGCGGGAACCGAACTGGGGACGGTGTACTGTCCCTCGTCGTTCGAGGAGCGCCAGCGCGTGACGACGACCGACGCCGGCGTGATCTACTCGCTCACCCGCGAGTCCGTCGTGACCGCCGGCGAGAAGGTCGCCTGTATCGCGGAGCGAGCGTGACCGGCCGTCGATGGTCCGGTTCAGCCGCGGGCGATCGAGGTACAGAAGTTCTCGACGATGCGTTTCCCCGACTCGGTGAGAATGCTCTCCGGGTGGAACTGGACGCCGACGTGGGGTAACTCGGCGTGGCGAACGCCCATGACGACCCCCCGATCGTCGTCGGTGTGGGCGGTCTCGATCAGTTCCGCCGGCAGGTCGTCGCGCTCGACTGCCAGCGAGTGATACCGACCGACTTCGAAGGGATTCGGCACGCCGTCGTACAGCCCCGTTCCGTCGTGGTTCACCGCAGACGTCTTTCCGTGGACGACGTCGGGCGCGCGTCCGACGGACACCCCGTGAGCGGCACAGAGGGCCTGATGCCCGAGACAGACGCCGAACGTTGGGTACTCGGTCTCGGCGAAGATATCGACGGAGACGCCGGCCTCGGCGGGCGTCCCGGGGCCCGGGGAGACGACGATCCCGTCGGGATCGAGGTCACGGACGCCCTCGAGGTCGATCTCGTCGTTGCGTCGGACGATCACGTCGTCGAACTCGCCGACGTCCTGTGGCGTCGCCGTGGGGCCCGCCGGAGCGATCGACTCGGTAACGTACTGAACGAGGTTGTACGCGAACGAATCGTAGTTGTCGACGACCAGAATCATCCCGCATCACCGACCGCATCGGTCGCGGTCTCGAGGGCGAACGACGCCCGTTCGCCCAAGGCCTCGTCGACCGCCGTTACGAGCGCCCGTGCCTTATCGAGCGTCTCGTCGTACTCCTGATCGGGAACGGAATCGTGGACGACGCCGGCACCGACGCGCAGGTGGTACTCCTCGTCGTGGTGGACCAGCGTCCGGATGACGATGTTCAGCGTCGCCCGATCGTCGAAGCCGAAGATCCCGATGCTCCCGGTGTAGGGACCGCGTCGGGTCGCCTCGAGTTCGTCGATGATCTCCATCGTCCGCGGCTTCGGCGCGCCAGTGATCGTGCCGCCCGGAAACACCGCCGCGACGGCGTCGGCGATGCTCGCGTCGTCTCGCAGGGTTCCCTCGACGAGAGAGACGAGGTGCATGACTTCCGAGTACCGGTCCACGCGGCGATAGTCCGTCACCGACACGGAACCGTACTCGCTGACCTTCCCGAGATCGTTGCGCTCTAGGTCGACGAGCATCGCGTGTTCGGCGCGTTCCTTCTCGTCGTCGCGGAGATCGGCCGCCAGTCGCTCGTCTTCGGCCGTCGTCCGCCCGCGGGGCCTGGTTCCGGCGATCGGTTCGGTGACGAGCGAGCCGTCGCGAACCTCGAGCAGCAGTTCTGGACTCGCGCTGACGAGGTCGACGCCCGGGAACTCGAGCAGTCCCGAGTAGGGAGCCGGATTCACGCGTCGGACTGCGTCGAAGACGTCGACCGGATGGGCGGCCGCCGGGGCGACGAGTCGATGGGAGACGTTCGCCTGAAACGTGTCGCCGTCGCGAACGTATCGCTTGACTCGCCGAACGCGGTCGGCGAACGCCGCCCGACCGCACTCGCTCTCGAACGCGGCCCGAGTCGCGTCGACCGGCTGACTGCGGTCCGCTTCGCTGCCGTCGATCGCCGCCTGCGCCAGGGATCGAGCCCCCGCTCGACCGGTCTCGTAGGCGTCGGCGGGATCGTCGTCGACCACGGGACAGGCGGTCACTCGTAGTTCCGTTTCGCCGTCGTCGTCGCGCGGTTCGCGCCACGCGGCGACCCGATCGAAGACGCCAAGTTGAAGCCGCGGCAACCCGCGTTCGTCGGTCGTCGTCGACGGCAACGACTCGAGTTCTCTGGCGACGTCGTAGGAGAGCCAGCCGAACGCACCGCAGGGATACGGAACCGAGCAGTCTCCGCGTACCAACCGCTCGCGCTCGAGCAGCGCGTCGATCGTTCGGATCGTTGGACTCCCGCCGTCCCGATCGACCGCGTTCGCAGTTACTCGAACCCGTTCGACGGGATCGACACCGAAGTAGCCCCAACCGGACTGCCCGCCGGTCGTCTCGAGGTAGAACCCGTCGGCCTCGTCGGTCCGGGCCCTGCAATAAGCGTCGAACGGATCGGCGACGGAAGCGCGTACTTCGACCGGGACGCGAGCGCCATTCGGCGCGCTCTCGGCAGTCTCTACAAACGATTCGCTGTCGGTTATAACCGTGATCGTGCTCATGGGGATACCCGCTACCGGAACCGACCGCCGTCCCGGAAGCGTTCGTATCAGGAGGGCAAGCGGAGGGTATAAAAATGTTGTGCCGCGAGTAGACAGACCACGATATAACGGGTATCCTGGAGATCGGGGAGTATTACCG encodes:
- a CDS encoding anthranilate synthase component II — encoded protein: MILVVDNYDSFAYNLVQYVTESIAPAGPTATPQDVGEFDDVIVRRNDEIDLEGVRDLDPDGIVVSPGPGTPAEAGVSVDIFAETEYPTFGVCLGHQALCAAHGVSVGRAPDVVHGKTSAVNHDGTGLYDGVPNPFEVGRYHSLAVERDDLPAELIETAHTDDDRGVVMGVRHAELPHVGVQFHPESILTESGKRIVENFCTSIARG
- the pabB gene encoding aminodeoxychorismate synthase, component I, encoding MSTITVITDSESFVETAESAPNGARVPVEVRASVADPFDAYCRARTDEADGFYLETTGGQSGWGYFGVDPVERVRVTANAVDRDGGSPTIRTIDALLERERLVRGDCSVPYPCGAFGWLSYDVARELESLPSTTTDERGLPRLQLGVFDRVAAWREPRDDDGETELRVTACPVVDDDPADAYETGRAGARSLAQAAIDGSEADRSQPVDATRAAFESECGRAAFADRVRRVKRYVRDGDTFQANVSHRLVAPAAAHPVDVFDAVRRVNPAPYSGLLEFPGVDLVSASPELLLEVRDGSLVTEPIAGTRPRGRTTAEDERLAADLRDDEKERAEHAMLVDLERNDLGKVSEYGSVSVTDYRRVDRYSEVMHLVSLVEGTLRDDASIADAVAAVFPGGTITGAPKPRTMEIIDELEATRRGPYTGSIGIFGFDDRATLNIVIRTLVHHDEEYHLRVGAGVVHDSVPDQEYDETLDKARALVTAVDEALGERASFALETATDAVGDAG
- a CDS encoding succinylglutamate desuccinylase/aspartoacylase family protein, which produces MEHETVTHTTAERRLARLPSGTDVAVTVHRYDGGAGPTAYVQAAQHGIELNGTAALRRLHRHLLTADLAGTVIAVPVVNSLAFDHGLYVTPQAVDAVNSNCNRVWPGDDAGTLQERIVAQLWELIESTDVVIDLHTGTPDMLEHVRFQPGNRKSRTLAATFGADYLLTDVPSDSETDDSTGDGDDADDDEPYQGKLRTAAARAGIPAIVPELSNSRQIDHDAAHRGVRGLRNVLGELGMLREEPAPTPSQTILRNNGGRIGTDASGLFEPNPEVTVGDRVSAGTELGTVYCPSSFEERQRVTTTDAGVIYSLTRESVVTAGEKVACIAERA